One Williamsia phyllosphaerae DNA segment encodes these proteins:
- a CDS encoding 4-coumarate--CoA ligase family protein has product MSFASPYPEVTIPDSSVYDYLFGGIEDSDLDRPALIDAKPGTTTTYRDLIARIDLFAGALAARGVGVGDVVGLLSPNSSAFAIAFHGILRSGATATTINALFTPNDIAKQLTDAKATMLVTVGALAPGAKEAIDKLGLAADHLIVLDGEGLEATGHPNAAELLGEGNAAPEVSFDPSTHLAVLPYSSGTTANPKGVMLTHRNLVSNVCQIRPLQGMAADDAILAILPFFHIYGMTVLLNAALHARAHLVVMPRFDLTEFLENIQNYKCTYGFIAPPVAVALAKHPLVDSYDLSSIHTIMSGAAPLDAELGHAVEKRIGCRMVQGYGMSELSPVSHVIPFDGGQSLLDGENAKLSSSGWTLPNSESKLVDPATGDEIELPTEGLSETGELWFRGPNVMAGYLNNDAATAETIDSDGFLHTGDLAQVDPTGCVFIVDRLKELIKYKGYQVPPAELEALLLSHPEIADAAVVGVIDEESGEEIPKAFVVKQSGTDISADAVMEFVAGKVAPYKKVRQVEFIDEIPKSAAGKILRKDLRAKV; this is encoded by the coding sequence ATGAGTTTCGCGAGTCCATATCCCGAGGTAACGATCCCCGATTCGAGTGTGTACGACTACCTCTTCGGCGGGATCGAGGACTCCGACCTCGATCGGCCCGCACTCATCGACGCCAAACCGGGAACCACCACCACCTACCGTGACCTGATCGCGCGCATCGATCTGTTCGCGGGGGCGCTCGCGGCGCGCGGCGTCGGTGTCGGCGATGTCGTCGGACTGCTCTCGCCGAACTCGTCGGCCTTCGCGATCGCGTTCCACGGCATCCTGCGTTCGGGCGCCACCGCGACCACGATCAACGCGTTGTTCACCCCCAACGACATCGCCAAGCAGCTCACCGACGCGAAGGCCACGATGCTGGTGACCGTCGGAGCGCTGGCGCCCGGCGCGAAGGAGGCCATCGACAAGCTTGGTCTCGCGGCCGATCACCTGATCGTCCTCGACGGAGAGGGTCTCGAGGCGACCGGTCACCCGAACGCCGCCGAGCTGCTCGGCGAGGGCAACGCGGCGCCCGAGGTGAGCTTCGATCCGTCGACGCATCTCGCGGTCCTGCCGTACAGCTCGGGCACCACCGCGAACCCCAAGGGCGTGATGCTCACCCATCGCAACCTGGTGTCCAACGTGTGCCAGATCCGTCCGCTGCAGGGGATGGCGGCCGACGACGCGATCCTCGCGATCCTGCCGTTCTTCCACATCTACGGGATGACGGTGCTGCTGAACGCCGCGCTGCACGCGCGAGCCCACCTGGTGGTGATGCCGCGCTTCGACCTCACCGAGTTCCTGGAGAACATCCAGAACTACAAGTGCACCTATGGATTCATCGCGCCGCCGGTGGCCGTCGCGTTGGCCAAGCACCCGCTGGTCGACTCCTACGATCTGTCGTCGATCCACACCATCATGTCCGGCGCGGCGCCGCTCGACGCCGAGCTCGGGCACGCGGTGGAGAAGCGCATCGGTTGCCGCATGGTGCAGGGGTACGGCATGAGCGAGCTCAGCCCGGTCAGCCACGTCATCCCGTTCGACGGCGGGCAGTCGCTCCTCGACGGCGAGAACGCGAAGCTCAGCTCGTCGGGGTGGACGCTGCCGAACTCGGAGAGCAAGCTCGTCGATCCTGCCACCGGTGACGAGATCGAGCTGCCCACAGAGGGATTGAGCGAGACCGGTGAGCTCTGGTTCCGCGGGCCCAACGTGATGGCCGGGTACCTGAACAACGACGCGGCCACCGCCGAGACCATCGACTCCGACGGCTTCCTGCACACCGGCGACCTCGCGCAGGTCGACCCGACGGGCTGCGTGTTCATCGTCGACCGGCTCAAGGAGCTCATCAAGTACAAGGGCTACCAGGTGCCGCCCGCGGAGCTCGAGGCCCTGCTGCTCAGCCACCCCGAGATCGCCGACGCCGCGGTGGTGGGCGTCATCGACGAGGAGTCCGGCGAGGAGATCCCGAAGGCGTTCGTCGTGAAGCAGTCCGGCACCGACATCAGCGCGGACGCAGTGATGGAGTTCGTGGCCGGAAAGGTCGCCCCGTACAAGAAGGTTCGTCAGGTGGAGTTCATCGACGAGATCCCGAAGTCGGCGGCAGGCAAGATCCTGCGCAAGGATCTGCGCGCGAAGGTCTGA
- a CDS encoding alpha/beta fold hydrolase, with the protein MPYRLRSTAGPGDVEIAYRVSAPHPPAGTGRPTLLLIHGWAQSGASWGTPLLESLARDHRVVAVDLRGHGASGVPPRNSGPNAAAGANYSAVDFAGDIAAVIAAESSASTSAFGDPAVGSDGVVLAGWSYGGLVACDHVADLITRADSVGSIRGIVLVGAITSLGRGQAGGRVGSAMRAALPDAYSADPRTAIRALGSFGSALVPADRPDLGALGQQFFGTSLATAPEARSGLFAREASYDQLLRELPMPVLIVHGTDDQVVDVSAARHAESLISDVRAHYWDGAGHAPFVEDPDLFARQVTEFVAALGVRA; encoded by the coding sequence ATGCCCTATCGTTTGCGTTCGACGGCAGGCCCGGGCGATGTCGAGATCGCATACCGGGTCAGTGCTCCGCACCCCCCGGCCGGCACGGGACGTCCCACCCTCCTCCTGATCCACGGGTGGGCGCAGTCCGGCGCGAGCTGGGGTACACCGCTGCTCGAGTCGCTGGCCCGCGATCACCGGGTGGTCGCGGTCGATCTGCGCGGCCACGGCGCCTCCGGCGTGCCCCCGCGGAACTCGGGACCCAACGCCGCCGCGGGTGCCAACTACTCCGCGGTCGACTTCGCCGGCGACATCGCCGCGGTCATCGCGGCCGAGTCCTCGGCGTCGACGTCGGCCTTCGGCGATCCCGCCGTCGGCTCGGACGGTGTCGTCCTGGCGGGATGGTCCTACGGCGGGCTGGTGGCGTGTGACCACGTCGCAGACCTGATCACCCGGGCGGATTCGGTGGGCTCGATCCGCGGGATCGTCCTCGTGGGGGCCATCACCTCCCTGGGCCGCGGACAGGCGGGCGGTCGGGTCGGGTCGGCCATGCGGGCGGCGCTACCCGATGCGTACTCGGCCGATCCGCGCACCGCGATCCGCGCGCTCGGGTCGTTCGGGTCCGCCCTGGTCCCCGCCGACCGGCCGGATCTCGGCGCACTCGGACAACAGTTCTTCGGCACGTCGCTCGCCACCGCCCCCGAGGCGCGGTCGGGCCTGTTCGCCCGGGAGGCGTCCTACGACCAGCTGCTGCGCGAACTGCCGATGCCGGTGCTGATCGTGCACGGCACCGACGATCAGGTCGTCGACGTCTCCGCCGCTCGGCATGCGGAGTCGCTGATCTCCGACGTCCGCGCACACTACTGGGACGGTGCGGGTCACGCCCCGTTCGTCGAGGACCCCGACCTCTTCGCCCGGCAGGTCACGGAATTCGTTGCCGCGCTGGGAGTTCGTGCATGA
- a CDS encoding MFS transporter, translated as MSTSRLEPRRKPSPTLLIAVLCFGGLLASYMQTLVVPIVGKLPEYLNTSADNASWVITSTLLAAAVVMPIAGRVADMFGKRSVILASIGLMVIGSAISALFDSLIPVIIGRGLQGMAMGVIPVGISLLRDELPPSKIAGAIATMSATLGVGGAIGLPVAAWISQNFNWHVLFLTSAALGAVAFLLVLTLVQESPARSGGTFDAVGAVGLTIALVCLLLALSKGRSWGWTSGLTLGLVAAGLVVFAAWVVYELRTSSPMVNIRVSIGRRVLFTNIVSIVIGFALMGISLASPQLLQLPNIPGVLDYGMGRSIIEAGLWMAPGGLMMMFLSPVSARLNVNIGPKFTLMIGTIVIGLGYLLAVFEAAQPWQIALAVMVTSSGVGIAYSAMPSLIMSAVPLSETASANGLNSLMRSIGTAIASALLATILASSTVDIGTTSVPDKSAFQLVFIVGAIASAAAALLILFIPSDNKNAIPGAQPVDLPENKDDPNESVADEIDDGELSVNGAINYGKHAAPVR; from the coding sequence ATGAGTACTTCACGACTGGAACCCAGGCGCAAGCCGTCGCCGACACTGCTGATCGCGGTGCTCTGCTTCGGTGGACTCCTCGCGTCCTACATGCAGACCCTCGTGGTCCCGATCGTCGGCAAGCTGCCGGAGTACCTGAACACGAGCGCCGACAACGCCTCGTGGGTCATCACCTCCACCCTGCTCGCCGCAGCCGTCGTGATGCCGATCGCCGGCCGCGTCGCCGACATGTTCGGCAAGCGCTCGGTCATCCTCGCGAGCATCGGACTGATGGTCATCGGCTCCGCCATCAGCGCACTGTTCGACTCGCTCATCCCGGTGATCATCGGACGCGGCCTGCAGGGCATGGCGATGGGCGTCATCCCGGTCGGCATCAGCCTGCTGCGTGACGAGCTGCCTCCGTCGAAGATCGCGGGCGCGATCGCGACGATGAGCGCCACGCTCGGCGTCGGCGGTGCGATCGGTCTGCCGGTCGCCGCGTGGATCTCGCAGAACTTCAACTGGCACGTCCTGTTCCTGACCTCGGCGGCGCTCGGCGCGGTCGCCTTCCTGCTCGTGCTCACGCTGGTGCAGGAGTCCCCGGCCCGGTCGGGGGGAACCTTCGACGCCGTCGGCGCCGTCGGGTTGACCATCGCACTGGTCTGTCTGTTGCTCGCACTGAGCAAGGGCCGCTCGTGGGGCTGGACCAGCGGACTCACGCTGGGCCTGGTCGCCGCGGGCCTGGTGGTCTTCGCCGCGTGGGTCGTCTACGAACTCCGCACGTCGTCGCCGATGGTCAACATCCGGGTGTCGATCGGGCGACGCGTCCTCTTCACGAACATCGTCTCCATCGTCATCGGCTTCGCCCTGATGGGCATCAGCCTTGCGTCGCCGCAGCTGCTCCAACTGCCGAACATCCCCGGCGTCCTCGACTACGGCATGGGCCGCAGCATCATCGAGGCCGGTCTGTGGATGGCGCCCGGCGGACTGATGATGATGTTCCTGTCGCCTGTCTCGGCCCGACTCAACGTCAACATCGGCCCCAAGTTCACGCTCATGATCGGCACCATCGTCATCGGCCTGGGCTACCTGCTGGCCGTGTTCGAGGCCGCGCAGCCGTGGCAGATCGCCCTGGCCGTCATGGTCACAAGCTCCGGCGTGGGTATCGCGTACTCGGCGATGCCGTCGCTGATCATGTCGGCGGTCCCGCTGAGCGAGACCGCGTCGGCCAACGGCCTGAACTCGCTGATGCGCTCGATAGGTACCGCCATCGCCTCAGCGCTGCTCGCGACGATCCTGGCGAGCTCGACCGTCGACATCGGCACCACCAGCGTCCCCGACAAATCGGCGTTCCAGCTCGTGTTCATCGTCGGCGCCATCGCGTCCGCCGCCGCCGCATTGCTGATCCTCTTCATCCCCAGCGACAACAAGAACGCGATCCCCGGCGCCCAGCCGGTCGACCTGCCCGAGAACAAGGACGACCCGAACGAGTCCGTGGCAGACGAGATCGACGACGGCGAACTCAGCGTGAACGGTGCGATCAACTACGGGAAGCACGCCGCCCCCGTCCGCTGA
- a CDS encoding pirin family protein, producing MPAVTADTLTLDRIAEAGPAETERPVRSVTTGPRGYEGEGFPVVRAFAGVSKTDLDPFIHMDQMGEVDYEPGEPKGTSWHPHRGFETVTYIIDGRFQHQDSHGGGGLIADGATQWMTAGSGILHIETPPAELVASGGVFHGIQLWVNLPKSEKFSTPAYQSIEGGEARLLSSSDGGSLVRIIAGDIGGFSGPGSTRTPITMAHATIEPGAQLNLPWNRKFNALVYVLSGAGTVGPLHNPVSGGQLVVLGPGDRITVSADAAQDSNRPAMEVLLLGGQPIREPVFAYGPFVMNTKAEVIEAIEDFNAGKFGVIPPDALMPHTG from the coding sequence ATGCCTGCAGTGACCGCCGATACGTTGACATTGGACCGGATCGCCGAGGCCGGTCCGGCCGAGACCGAGCGCCCCGTGCGGTCGGTGACCACCGGCCCCCGCGGGTACGAGGGTGAGGGCTTCCCCGTCGTCCGGGCCTTCGCGGGCGTCAGCAAGACCGACCTCGACCCCTTCATCCACATGGACCAGATGGGCGAGGTCGACTACGAGCCCGGTGAGCCCAAGGGGACGAGCTGGCACCCGCACCGCGGGTTCGAGACCGTCACCTACATCATCGACGGCCGATTCCAGCACCAGGATTCCCACGGTGGCGGCGGCCTGATCGCCGACGGCGCGACACAGTGGATGACGGCCGGCTCCGGGATCCTGCACATCGAGACCCCGCCGGCCGAGCTCGTCGCCAGCGGTGGGGTGTTCCACGGCATCCAGCTGTGGGTGAACCTGCCGAAGTCGGAGAAGTTCTCGACGCCGGCGTACCAGTCCATCGAGGGCGGCGAGGCGCGGTTGCTGTCGTCCTCCGACGGCGGATCGCTCGTCCGGATCATCGCCGGCGACATCGGCGGGTTCTCCGGACCGGGTTCGACCCGTACCCCGATCACCATGGCGCACGCCACGATCGAGCCGGGCGCACAGCTGAACCTGCCGTGGAACCGCAAGTTCAATGCTCTGGTCTACGTGCTCTCCGGTGCCGGGACCGTCGGGCCGCTGCACAACCCGGTGTCCGGCGGACAGCTCGTCGTGCTCGGCCCCGGCGACCGGATCACCGTGTCGGCCGACGCGGCGCAGGACTCCAATCGCCCGGCGATGGAGGTGCTGCTGCTCGGCGGTCAGCCCATCCGCGAGCCGGTGTTCGCCTACGGCCCGTTCGTGATGAACACCAAGGCCGAGGTCATCGAGGCGATCGAGGACTTCAACGCGGGCAAGTTCGGCGTGATCCCGCCGGACGCGCTGATGCCGCACACCGGGTAG
- a CDS encoding SulP family inorganic anion transporter yields the protein MHMPAALTSFNARDVVRYDVPASLVVFLVALPLSLGIAIASGAPVMAGLIAAVVGGIVAGSLGGAPLQVSGPAAGLTVVVAELIANFGFKVTCFITVGAGVLQIVFGLSRIAQAALAIAPVVVHAMLAGIGITIALQQIHVLLGGRSQSSALENLTALPGSIIDLHWADLLIGGLVVAVMLTWPTLPAKVRKVPGPLVAIVGATLITMLAGLNIDKISIDGNFFDALALPELPSGNWGAVALGVLTVALIASVESLLSAVAVDKMHTGPRSDFNREMLGQGSANMISGLAGGLPVTGVIVRSSTNVASGARTRASAILHGVWILIFSVLLTALVEQIPMAALAGLLVVIGIQLVKTAHMKLALKTGDLWVYVITVLSVVFLNLLEGVGIGLAIAVLIVVWRVVRAQITSEPIGTEASRQWQITIHGSLSFLALPRLSKALGKVPAQSRVTINLDTDFLDNAASEMIEDWKWAHEANGGTVAIEEIGQAHLADAPKAPPKRHPVATKALGLAPWKTWQHRPDANADPAASPILRSIKSGVQEYHRSNADALLEHMTDLSDSQDPDSLFLTCADSRVVPNVITASGPGDLFTIRNIGNLVPTETNQDTSVEAALEFAINNLGVSSIVVCGHSSCGAMKGLLAGSDDDSALSSWLSNAAPSLAAFRSGHPAGRSAAEAGFCEADQLAIVNVAIQVQTLQRHPLVGRAIADGRLRVAGLFFDITTARVIDVSSTGVAVPT from the coding sequence ATGCACATGCCAGCTGCACTGACATCGTTCAATGCCCGAGACGTCGTCCGCTACGACGTCCCCGCCTCTCTCGTGGTCTTCCTCGTCGCACTGCCACTCTCACTCGGTATCGCCATCGCCTCCGGCGCACCGGTGATGGCGGGCCTGATCGCCGCGGTCGTGGGCGGTATCGTCGCCGGCTCTCTCGGCGGGGCACCTCTGCAGGTCAGCGGTCCGGCCGCCGGCCTGACGGTGGTGGTCGCCGAACTCATCGCGAACTTCGGGTTCAAGGTCACCTGCTTCATCACCGTCGGTGCCGGGGTGCTGCAGATCGTCTTCGGACTGAGCCGGATCGCGCAGGCCGCGTTGGCCATCGCGCCGGTGGTCGTGCACGCCATGCTCGCGGGCATCGGAATCACCATCGCGCTCCAGCAGATCCACGTACTGCTCGGTGGTCGATCGCAGAGTTCGGCGCTGGAGAACCTCACCGCGCTACCCGGCTCGATCATCGACCTGCACTGGGCCGACCTGCTCATCGGCGGTCTGGTCGTCGCGGTGATGCTCACCTGGCCGACGCTGCCCGCCAAGGTGCGCAAGGTGCCCGGCCCGCTGGTCGCGATCGTCGGCGCCACGCTGATCACGATGCTCGCCGGCCTGAACATCGACAAGATCTCGATCGACGGCAACTTCTTCGACGCCCTCGCGCTGCCCGAACTGCCCAGCGGCAACTGGGGTGCGGTGGCACTCGGTGTCCTCACCGTCGCGCTGATCGCCAGCGTCGAGTCGCTGCTGTCGGCGGTCGCCGTCGACAAGATGCACACCGGCCCGCGCAGTGACTTCAACCGCGAGATGCTCGGACAGGGCAGCGCGAACATGATCTCCGGCCTGGCCGGCGGACTGCCGGTCACCGGCGTCATCGTGCGCAGCTCCACCAACGTCGCGTCCGGCGCCCGCACCCGCGCGTCGGCGATCCTGCACGGCGTCTGGATCCTCATCTTCTCGGTGCTGCTCACCGCACTCGTCGAGCAGATCCCGATGGCGGCCCTGGCCGGCCTGCTCGTGGTCATCGGTATCCAGCTCGTCAAGACCGCGCACATGAAGCTCGCACTCAAAACCGGTGACCTCTGGGTCTACGTGATCACCGTCCTGTCCGTGGTGTTCCTCAACCTGCTCGAGGGCGTCGGCATCGGCCTGGCGATCGCGGTTCTGATCGTCGTGTGGCGGGTGGTCCGGGCACAGATCACCTCCGAGCCGATCGGCACCGAGGCATCGCGACAGTGGCAGATCACGATCCACGGCTCGTTGAGCTTCCTGGCCCTGCCGCGTCTGTCCAAGGCGCTCGGCAAGGTCCCGGCGCAGTCGCGCGTCACGATCAACCTCGACACCGACTTCCTCGACAACGCGGCCTCGGAGATGATCGAGGACTGGAAGTGGGCGCACGAGGCCAACGGCGGGACCGTCGCGATCGAGGAGATCGGTCAGGCCCACCTGGCCGATGCACCCAAGGCTCCGCCGAAGCGCCACCCGGTGGCCACCAAGGCGCTCGGTCTCGCCCCATGGAAGACCTGGCAGCACCGGCCCGACGCGAACGCCGACCCCGCCGCGTCCCCGATCCTCCGCTCCATCAAGAGCGGTGTGCAGGAGTATCACCGGTCCAACGCCGACGCTCTGCTCGAGCACATGACCGACCTGTCCGACAGTCAGGATCCCGACTCGTTGTTCCTGACCTGTGCCGACTCGCGCGTGGTGCCCAACGTCATCACCGCCAGCGGACCCGGTGACCTGTTCACCATCCGCAACATCGGCAACCTGGTGCCCACCGAGACCAACCAGGACACCTCGGTGGAGGCGGCGCTGGAGTTCGCGATCAACAATCTCGGCGTCAGTTCGATCGTCGTGTGCGGGCACTCTTCCTGCGGCGCGATGAAGGGACTGCTGGCCGGAAGCGATGACGACAGCGCGTTGAGCAGCTGGCTGAGCAACGCCGCCCCGTCGCTCGCGGCCTTCCGCAGCGGGCACCCCGCCGGCCGCAGCGCCGCCGAGGCCGGCTTCTGTGAAGCCGACCAGCTCGCGATCGTCAACGTCGCGATCCAGGTACAGACCCTGCAGCGACATCCCCTCGTGGGCCGGGCCATCGCCGACGGCAGGCTCCGTGTGGCCGGACTGTTCTTCGACATCACCACCGCACGGGTGATCGACGTCAGCAGCACCGGAGTGGCCGTCCCGACCTGA
- a CDS encoding YbjN domain-containing protein, whose amino-acid sequence MNREGNRTAERRPPGIVEQSDAIQKALLDRGVLYTLKNSGGADTEHLLVELPGERKLKTNVLLTVGKPGLRIEAFVCRRPDENHEGVYRYLLKRNRRLYGVAYTIDNVGDIYLIGRMSAESVTADELDRVLGQVLEAADGDFNTLLEIGFYTSIRREWAWRVSRGESLKNLLAFEHLIDEETLPVIKPEKPAQTVAELAESSAPKGAALDE is encoded by the coding sequence ATGAACCGAGAAGGCAACCGCACCGCCGAGAGGCGTCCGCCCGGCATCGTCGAGCAGTCCGACGCGATCCAGAAGGCGCTGCTCGACCGCGGCGTGCTCTACACGCTCAAGAACTCCGGCGGAGCGGACACCGAACACCTGCTCGTCGAGCTGCCCGGTGAGCGGAAGCTGAAGACGAACGTCCTGCTGACCGTGGGCAAGCCGGGACTGCGGATCGAGGCGTTCGTCTGCCGCCGACCAGACGAGAACCACGAGGGCGTCTACCGCTACCTGCTCAAGCGCAACCGACGGCTCTACGGGGTCGCGTACACGATCGACAACGTCGGGGACATCTATCTCATCGGACGGATGTCGGCGGAGTCGGTGACCGCCGACGAACTCGACCGCGTGCTCGGACAGGTGCTCGAGGCCGCCGACGGCGACTTCAACACCCTGCTCGAGATCGGCTTCTACACGTCGATCCGACGCGAGTGGGCCTGGCGCGTCTCGCGCGGCGAATCGTTGAAGAACCTGTTGGCGTTCGAGCACCTGATCGACGAGGAGACGCTCCCGGTGATCAAGCCGGAGAAGCCGGCACAGACGGTGGCCGAATTGGCCGAGTCGTCGGCGCCGAAGGGTGCGGCGCTCGACGAGTGA
- the mshA gene encoding D-inositol-3-phosphate glycosyltransferase has protein sequence MKRVALISVHTSPLAQPGTGDAGGMNVYVWQTALKLAERGIEVEIFTRATSSTDEPSVSAADGVLVRNVVAGPFEGLDKRDLPTQLCAFAAGVLRVEAMYPPGHYDLVHSHYWLSGQVGWLARDRWGVPLVHTAHTLAAVKNASLADGDEAEPALRQVGEQQVVDEADRLVANTEAEAAQLISIHHADPGRVDVATPGADLDTYHPGSRASARAELGLAPDETVLTFVGRIQPLKAPDVLIRAAAPVIDAARGTGRPVRVLIVGGPSGTGLARPTSLIDLAGELGIADAVTFLPPQRPERLAQVYRASDLVVVPSYSESFGLVAIEAQASGVPVLAADVGGLGVAVSDGVTGMLVAGHRIDDWTAALRTALSDPERLARMGVAAATHAQKFSWDHTADQLLESYHRALMSFDIAGGARADRPTPVPTAAQTARTTRRWGRRRSGVRA, from the coding sequence ATGAAGAGGGTCGCACTGATCTCGGTGCACACCTCGCCGTTGGCGCAACCGGGTACCGGTGACGCCGGCGGCATGAACGTCTACGTCTGGCAGACGGCGCTGAAGCTGGCCGAACGCGGTATCGAGGTGGAGATCTTCACCCGCGCGACGTCGTCGACCGATGAGCCGTCGGTCTCCGCGGCCGACGGGGTACTGGTGCGCAACGTGGTCGCCGGGCCGTTCGAGGGCCTCGACAAACGCGATCTGCCCACGCAGCTCTGCGCTTTCGCCGCCGGCGTCCTGCGTGTGGAGGCGATGTACCCGCCGGGTCACTACGACCTCGTGCACTCGCACTACTGGCTCTCCGGCCAGGTGGGCTGGCTCGCCCGCGACCGCTGGGGTGTGCCCCTGGTGCACACCGCGCACACGCTGGCCGCGGTGAAGAACGCGTCGCTGGCCGACGGGGACGAGGCCGAGCCCGCGCTCCGACAGGTCGGTGAGCAGCAGGTGGTCGACGAGGCGGATCGTCTGGTCGCCAACACCGAGGCCGAGGCGGCACAACTGATCTCGATCCACCACGCCGACCCGGGTCGGGTCGACGTCGCCACGCCCGGCGCCGATCTCGACACCTACCACCCGGGGTCGCGGGCAAGTGCGCGTGCCGAACTCGGCCTGGCCCCCGACGAGACGGTGCTGACCTTCGTCGGCCGCATCCAACCGCTCAAGGCCCCCGACGTGCTGATCCGCGCCGCGGCCCCGGTCATCGACGCGGCGCGGGGAACCGGTCGCCCGGTGCGGGTCCTGATCGTCGGTGGACCCTCGGGAACCGGCCTGGCGCGGCCGACATCGCTGATCGACCTCGCCGGTGAACTCGGCATCGCCGACGCCGTGACCTTCCTGCCGCCGCAACGCCCCGAGCGTCTGGCGCAGGTCTACCGCGCGTCGGATCTCGTTGTCGTGCCGAGTTATTCGGAGAGCTTCGGTTTGGTGGCCATCGAGGCCCAGGCCAGTGGCGTGCCCGTTCTCGCCGCCGACGTCGGGGGTCTGGGCGTCGCGGTGTCCGACGGGGTGACCGGCATGTTGGTGGCCGGACACCGGATCGACGACTGGACCGCGGCGCTGCGCACCGCCCTGTCCGACCCTGAACGTCTCGCGCGGATGGGCGTGGCCGCGGCCACCCACGCGCAGAAGTTCTCGTGGGACCACACCGCAGACCAACTGTTGGAGAGTTACCACCGCGCCCTGATGTCGTTCGACATCGCGGGCGGTGCACGCGCCGATCGGCCGACACCGGTGCCGACGGCTGCGCAGACAGCCAGGACAACACGGCGATGGGGACGTCGCCGGTCAGGAGTTCGCGCATGA
- a CDS encoding MFS transporter: protein MNRPATMVATLCFAGAVSSYTQSVILLPIVSRLPDYLDTSRDNASWVITATLLVAVIALPTGGRLADLFGKRRVVLTALATLLVGSVICALSDSLAPLLVGRALQGVTLVVIPVGVSLLRDILPAERVPGAIAAMGASLGLGGAVGLPIAAWIPQHLDWHVLFWVSTGLAALALALVSTRIPESPLRTTGTVDVIGTVGLAVGLTALLLVISKGRVWGWTGGVTIGLAITCVVALIAWATYELRCASPLVNLRLAARPVILATNLVSVLIGFTLLGMLLVSPYLMQVPHVPGVTDHGMGQSVVAAGLWVAPAGFAMLAMSPVSARMTTSVGPKATLLIGTAVMGSGYLFVVIWMDEPWQIMTGVTITFAGLGIAYAAMLGLIMASVPVGETAAANGLNSLMRSIGTSTASAVTVTVLAASTVMVGGREFPSREAFERVYLIGVIAAVAGVVLITLIPGRRAAPTVAGRAPAPVTR from the coding sequence GTGAACAGACCGGCGACCATGGTCGCGACGTTGTGCTTCGCGGGTGCGGTCTCCTCGTACACCCAGAGCGTCATCCTGTTGCCGATCGTCTCCCGGTTGCCGGACTACCTCGACACCAGCCGCGACAACGCCTCGTGGGTGATCACCGCGACGCTGCTGGTGGCGGTCATCGCACTGCCCACCGGCGGGCGCCTGGCCGACCTGTTCGGCAAACGACGTGTCGTGCTCACCGCGCTGGCGACGTTGCTCGTCGGGTCGGTCATCTGCGCGCTGTCGGACTCGCTCGCCCCGCTCCTCGTCGGCCGGGCACTGCAGGGCGTGACCCTGGTCGTCATCCCGGTCGGGGTCAGCCTGCTGCGCGACATCCTTCCCGCCGAACGGGTGCCCGGCGCGATCGCCGCGATGGGCGCATCCCTGGGACTCGGTGGCGCCGTCGGCCTCCCGATCGCCGCGTGGATCCCGCAGCATCTCGACTGGCACGTGCTGTTCTGGGTCTCGACCGGTCTGGCCGCGCTCGCCCTCGCGCTGGTGTCGACCCGCATCCCGGAGTCACCGCTGCGGACGACCGGCACCGTCGACGTCATCGGGACCGTCGGTCTCGCCGTGGGGTTGACCGCACTGCTGCTGGTCATCAGCAAGGGACGGGTGTGGGGCTGGACCGGCGGTGTCACGATCGGGCTCGCCATCACCTGCGTGGTGGCCCTGATCGCCTGGGCGACATATGAATTGCGGTGCGCATCACCACTGGTGAACCTGCGCCTGGCGGCCCGGCCGGTCATCCTCGCGACGAACCTGGTCTCGGTCCTCATCGGTTTCACGCTGCTGGGGATGCTGCTGGTGTCGCCGTACCTGATGCAGGTCCCGCACGTGCCCGGGGTCACCGACCACGGCATGGGCCAGTCGGTGGTGGCCGCCGGGTTGTGGGTCGCCCCCGCGGGTTTCGCGATGCTGGCGATGTCGCCGGTGTCGGCGCGGATGACGACGTCGGTGGGCCCCAAGGCCACGCTGCTGATCGGCACCGCGGTGATGGGGTCGGGCTATCTGTTCGTGGTGATCTGGATGGACGAGCCGTGGCAGATCATGACCGGCGTGACGATCACGTTCGCCGGCCTGGGCATCGCCTACGCCGCGATGCTGGGGCTGATCATGGCCTCGGTGCCGGTCGGTGAGACGGCGGCGGCGAACGGCCTGAACTCGTTGATGCGGTCGATCGGCACGTCGACGGCCTCGGCGGTCACCGTCACGGTGCTCGCGGCCTCCACGGTGATGGTCGGTGGGCGTGAGTTCCCCAGCCGCGAGGCGTTCGAGCGGGTGTACCTCATCGGGGTCATCGCGGCGGTCGCCGGCGTCGTGCTCATCACCCTGATCCCGGGCCGACGCGCGGCCCCGACCGTGGCTGGTCGGGCGCCGGCGCCGGTCACACGGTAG